One Brassica napus cultivar Da-Ae chromosome A5, Da-Ae, whole genome shotgun sequence DNA window includes the following coding sequences:
- the LOC111197833 gene encoding DExH-box ATP-dependent RNA helicase DExH10, whose protein sequence is MSTIMESPETLGKRKASSDETPTPEPTTKRRSSQKRACVHEVAVPNGYTPSKEEAIHGTLDNPLYNGDMAKTYPFQLDPFQSISVACLERKESILVSAHTSAGKTAVAEYAIAMAFRDKQRVIYTSPLKALSNQKYRELQHEFHDVGLMTGDVTISPNASCLVMTTEILRAMLYRGSEVLKEVAWVIFDEIHYMKDRERGVVWEESIIFLPPAIKMVFLSATMSNATEFAEWICYLHKQPCHVVYTDFRPTPLQHYAFPMGGSGLYLVVDENEQFREANFIKMHDTFPKPKSEGKKSANGKSGGRGGAKGGGGGGGDSDVYKIVKMIMERKFQPVIIFSFSRRECENHALSMSKLDFNTEEEKSTVEEVFNNAMLCLNEEDRSLSAIEMMLPLLQRGIAVHHSGLLPVLKELVELLFQEGLVKALFATETFAMGLNMPAKTVVFTAVKKWDGDSHRFIGSGEYIQMSGRAGRRGKDERGICIIMIDEQMEMDVLKDMMLGKPAPLLSTFRLSYYTILNLLSRAEGQFTAEHVIKHSFHQFQYEKALPDIENKVTKLEEEAAILDASGKAEVAEYHKLKLDIAPLEKKLMSEIIRPERVLCFLDTGRLVKIREGGTDWGWGVVVNVVKKTSVGTSSQGGGYIVDTLLHCSTGVSENGAKPKPCPPRPGEKGEMHVVPVQLPLITALSRLRISVPSDLRPLEARQSILLAVQELSSRFPLGFPKLHPVKDMNIQDTEIVELVSQIEEAEQKLLAHPMHKSEDDQQMKSFQRKAEVNYEIQQFKSKMRDSQLQKFRDELRNRSRVLKKLGHIDADGVVQLKGRAACLIDTGDELLVTELMFNGTFNDLDHHQVAALASCFIPVDKSNEKVELKNELNRPLQQLKDSARRIAEIQHECKLEIDVEEYVESTIREGLMDVIYCWSTGSTFAEVMNKTDIFEGSIIRSARRLDEFLNQLRLAAEAVGENNLASKFAAASESLRRGIMFANSLYL, encoded by the exons ATGAGCACAATAATGGAATCACCGGAGACACTCGGCAAGAGAAAAGCATCCTCCGACGAGACCCCTACGCCAGAGCCCACGACGAAGCGTAGAAGCAGCCAGAAACGAGCTTGCGTACACGAAGTCGCCGTCCCCAACGGCTACACACCGTCGAAAGAGGAAGCGATTCACGGAACTCTAGATAATCCTCTCTACAACGGAGACATGGCCAAAACCTACCCTTTCCAGCTCGACCCGTTCCAGAGCATCTCCGTAGCGTGCCTGGAGAGGAAAGAATCGATTTTGGTCTCCGCCCACACTTCAGCTGGTAAAACAGCTGTTGCGGAGTATGCTATCGCCATGGCCTTTAGAGATAAGCAGAGGGTGATTTACACTTCTCCTTTGAAAGCATTGAGTAACCAGAAGTACAGAGAGCTCCAGCACGAGTTTCACGACGTTGGTTTGATGACAGGTGACGTCACGATCTCCCCTAATGCTAGTTGCTTGGTGATGACGACTGAGATTTTGAGAGCGATGCTTTACAGAGGCTCTGAGGTTTTGAAGGAGGTTGCTTGGGTGATTTTTGATGAGATTCATTACATGAAGGATAGGGAGAGAGGGGTTGTTTGGGAGGAGAGTATTATTTTCTTGCCGCCTGCTATTAAGATGGTTTTTCTTTCGGCCACGATGTCTAATGCTACTGAGTTTGCGGAGTGGATTTGCTATCTGCATAAGCAGCCGTGTCACGTGGTGTATACGGACTTTAGGCCCACGCCTCTGCAGCATTATGCTTTTCCTATGGGTGGGAGTGGGCTGTACCTTGTAGTTGATGAGAATGAGCAGTTTAGAGAGGCTAATTTCATTAAGATGCATGATACTttcccaaaaccaaaatctgAGGGGAAAAAGAGTGCAAATGGCAAATCAGGTGGTAGGGGCGGCGCTAAAGGTGGTGGCGGCGGCGGTGGTGATTCTGATGTTTACAAAATTGTAAAG ATGATCATGGAAAGAAAGTTTCAGCCAGTCATCATCTTCAGCTTCAGTAGGAGGGAATGTGAGAATCATGCACTGTCAATGTCAAAACTCGATTTTAATACGGAGGAAGAGAAGTCGACTGTGGAAGAGGTATTCAATAATGCTATGCTGTGCCTGAATGAGGAGGATAGATCTTTGTCTGCCATTGAGATGATGTTGCCACTGCTCCAACGTGGTATTGCTGTTCACCATTCTGGGCTTCTTCCTGTCCTCAAGGAGTTAGTGGAACTTCTCTTTCAGGAAGGACTTGTAAAAGCGCTTTTTGCCACAGAAACT TTTGCTATGGGTTTGAACATGCCTGCAAAAACTGTAGTGTTTACTGCTGTTAAGAAGTGGGATGGTGACAGCCATCGTTTCATTGGGTCTGGTGAATATATCCAG ATGAGCGGCAGGGCTGGACGTCGTGGAAAGGATGAACGTGGTATCTGCATTATTATGATTGATGAACAG ATGGAAATGGATGTCCTCAAGGACATGATGCTGGGCAAACCAGCCCCTTTGCTTAGTACTTTTAGGTTGAGTTACTACACAATTTTGAATCTATTGAGTCGTGCCGAAGGACAATTTACAGCTGAGCATGTGATAAAGCACTCGTTCCACCAGTTCCAGTATGAAAAG GCTTTACCTGATATTGAGAACAAGGTGACCAAACTTGAAGAGGAAGCTGCCATCCTTGATGCTTCTGGAAAG GCGGAGGTTGCTGAGTACCATAAGCTAAAACTTGACATAGCTCCACTGGAAAAGAAACTTATGTCAGAGATAATAAGGCCTGAAAGGGTGCTTTGTTTTCTTGATACTGGTCGGctg GTTAAGATACGAGAAGGTGGAACAGACTGGGGATGGGGAGTTGTAGTTAATGTTGTAAAGAAAACTTCAGTTGGAACCTCTTCACAGGGTGGCGGATATATAGTGGATACTCTACTTCATTGCTCCACTGGTGTTAGCGAGAATGGTGCAAAGCCAAAACCGTGTCCTCCCCGTCCTGGGGAAAAGGGTGAGATGCATGTG GTTCCTGTTCAGCTACCATTAATTACTGCTTTGAGCAGACTAAGGATATCGGTTCCGTCTGATCTTCGGCCACTAGAAGCAAGACAGAGCATACTACTTGCAGTACAGGAGTTGTCGAGTCGCTTCCCGTTAGGGTTCCCAAAACTCCATCCAGTCAAG GACATGAATATTCAAGATACAGAGATAGTGGAGCTGGTCAGCCAAATTGAAGAAGCTGAGCAGAAGTTACTTGCTCATCCGATGCACAAG TCTGAAGATGATCAGCAAATGAAGAGTTTCCAGAGGAAAGCGGAGGTGAATTATGAAATTCAGCAGTTCAAATCGAAAATGCGTGATTCCCAG CTTCAAAAGTTTAGAGATGAGCTTAGGAACCGTTCTCGGGTATTAAAGAAACTTGGACACATTGATGCTGATGGTGTCGTCCAGTTAAAGGGACGAGCTGCCTGCTTGATAGACACAGGGGATGAACTGCTTGTCACTGAACTGATGTTCAATG GTACTTTCAATGATCTGGATCACCACCAAGTAGCTGCCCTCGCAAGCTGTTTCATTCCTGTAGATAAATCAAATGAAAAGGTAGAACTAAAAAATGAACTCAATAGACCGTTGCAGCAGCTCAAAGATAGCGCACGGAGAATTGCAGAG ATACAACATGAATGCAAACTGGAAAT